The DNA region ATGCACATGCCTCGATGAAAAATTAATTAAATCCTATGACCCTCAACCTATGCCAATTGTTAAATATCTAAGTAAAATAAGGCAGAAAAGTATTGAAGAGGTTTGGATGAATCCTAAGAACACTAGCACTAACACCCAGAAATACGTTATTCCAGGCGACATTATATCTTCAACTGAAGAATATGTTGCGGGGAAGAACACAACTGAAATCGGAGGAAACATAATTTCTGCTGTCTATGGAACCGTTTATTTTGATGAGAATAACCTGACGGTATCAGTGATTAATTCTAAGAAAAAGATAAGTGCACACGTTGGGGATGTGGTATATGGGCAGATTACAAAAGTGGACAGGGGGAACGCAACACTCAAAATCTCCGCCATATATCAGGGTGATCAAGGGCTAGTATCATTCGACAAAGAATCCACTCTAAGAATGCCACGAGCTGGTGGAAGGGGAGAAGATCAGATGACTGGGCTCTCAGTGGGCGATCTGGTCAGGGCTAAAGTCACGAGAACAGGCAGAGGAATAGAAGTCTCCATATTCGGGAGACATTTTGGTGTAATAAAAACAGTATGCCACAAATGCCGGAACCCGCTTACGCTCAAAGGGG from Thermoplasmataceae archaeon includes:
- a CDS encoding exosome complex RNA-binding protein Csl4; the encoded protein is MPIVKYLSKIRQKSIEEVWMNPKNTSTNTQKYVIPGDIISSTEEYVAGKNTTEIGGNIISAVYGTVYFDENNLTVSVINSKKKISAHVGDVVYGQITKVDRGNATLKISAIYQGDQGLVSFDKESTLRMPRAGGRGEDQMTGLSVGDLVRAKVTRTGRGIEVSIFGRHFGVIKTVCHKCRNPLTLKGDSLYCDNCERAESRKITDDYGAVMEFGDVNERR